One genomic segment of Ipomoea triloba cultivar NCNSP0323 chromosome 9, ASM357664v1 includes these proteins:
- the LOC116030472 gene encoding serine/threonine-protein kinase D6PK — protein MQRIPESKPLSRQFPMEAKVAPLPRKLSSEAKVMSTRSISERKEVGNKPNLQGFQDLDIAVPLQKQIGESYGQEQEEVMADAGSFKRSGDSYEDSGSTSFHGVSHPPEPIDTDLMRPVYVPIGQDKGNGKCLVKNVAVKGPFLEDLSIHVPYKKPSSSLLSPAESIIEESNDLATISSPFAVPRPSQHTEVSLPHDSEERECIWDASLPPSGNASPHSSIDSSGVVRAMSVANSCTSTYRSDGMMSDGMLSVDRNYKSTKASMRGDSLESTKTSLSRASDSSGLSDDSTWSNITGGANKPHKGNDPRWKAILAIRARDGILGMSHFKLLKRLGCGDIGSVYLSELSGTHCYFAMKVMDKASLASRNKLNRAQTEREILQLLDHPFLPTLYSHFETDRFSCLVMEYCPGGDLHTSRQRQPGKHFSEYAARFYAAEVLLALEYLHMLGVVYRDLKPENVLVRDDGHIMLSDFDLSLRCAVSPTLIKTSSDSSKQGAAFCVQPACIEPTSVCIQPACFLPRIFPQKSKKKSSKSRAEPSLTSSALPELVAEPTAARSMSFVGTHEYLAPEIIKGEGHGSAVDWWTFGIFLHELLYGKTPFKGSGNRQTLFNVVGQDLKFPDSPATSYASRDLIRGLLVKDPHKRLGTKRGATEIKQHPFFEGVNWALIRCSTPPEVPRPVEAEYPWKLGQVDPIGVSNSSKIVGSDMRSEGKYLDFEFF, from the exons ATGCAAAGGATTCCGGAATCAAAACCACTTTCAAGACAGTTTCCTATGGAGGCTAAGGTGGCTCCACTCCCCAGAAAGTTATCCAGTGAGGCTAAGGTGATGAGTACTCGCTCAATTTCTGAAAGGAAAGAGGTGGGAAACAAACCCAATCTGCAGGGCTTTCAAGATTTGGACATAGCTGTCCCTCTGCAAAAGCAGATAGGAGAGAGTTATGGTCAGGAGCAAGAGGAAGTCATGGCGGATGCTGGTTCGTTTAAGAGAAGTGGTGATTCGTATGAGGATAGTGGCTCCACTTCATTCCATGGAGTTAGTCATCCCCCAGAACCTATTGATACAGACCTAATGAGACCGGTGTATGTACCAATTGGCCAGGACAAAGGAAATGGCAAATGCTTGGTAAAAAATGTAGCTGTGAAGGGTCCTTTCTTAGAAGATCTTTCGATACATGTTCCTTATAAGAAACCAAGCTCATCTCTTCTTTCACCCGCAGAGAGCATTATTGAAGAATCAAATGATTTAGCAACCATATCTTCTCCTTTTGCAGTTCCTCGCCCATCCCAACATACTGAAGTTAGTCTGCCCCATGATTCTGAAGAGAGAGAATGCATTTGGGATGCTTCACTGCCTCCAAGTGGCAATGCAAGTCCACATAGTAGCATTGATAGTTCTGGGGTTGTCAGGGCTATGAGTGTTGCCAATAGTTGCACAAGCACATACAGAAGCGATGGGATGATGAGTGATGGCATGCTCAGTGTAGACAGAAACTATAAGAGCACAAAGGCAAGCATGAGAGGGGACTCGCTTGAAAGTACAAAGACAAGCCTTAGCAGAGCAAGTGATAGCAGTGGCCTCAGTGATGACAGTACCTGGAGCAACATTACTGGTGGTGCTAATAAGCCTCACAAAGGGAATGATCCTAGATGGAAGGCTATTCTTGCCATCAGGGCACGCGATGGTATATTAGGCATGAGCCATTTTAAATTACTCAAAAGACTTGGTTGTGGTGACATTGGTAGTGTTTATCTCTCTGAATTGAGCGGGACTCATTGTTACTTCGCAATGAAAGTGATGGACAAGGCATCCCTTGCAAGCAGGAACAAATTGAACCGTGCTCAGACTGAGAGAGAAATCCTGCAGCTGTTGGATCATCCATTCTTACCAACCTTGTATTCCCATTTTGAGACGGACAGATTTTCATGCTTAGTCATGGAATATTGTCCTGGAGGAGATCTACATACCTCACGGCAACGACAACCTGGGAAGCATTTCTCAGAATATGCTGCAAG GTTTTATGCTGCTGAGGTTCTGTTGGCACTAGAGTATCTCCACATGCTAGGAGTTGTATACAGAGACTTGAAACCCGAAAATGTTCTGGTTCGCGATGATGGGCACATCATGCTTTCAGACTTTGACCTTAGCCTAAGATGTGCAGTTTCACCCACACTTATAAAAACATCTTCTGATTCATCTAAACAAGGAGCTGCGTTTTGTGTTCAGCCAGCCTGCATTGAGCCCACATCTGTTTGCATTCAGCCAGCATGCTTCCTCCCTCGGATTTTTCCTCAGAAAAGCAAAAAGAAATCCTCAAAGTCACGTGCTGAGCCTAGCCTAACATCTAGTGCGCTTCCTGAGTTAGTTGCAGAGCCTACTGCAGCACGGTCCATGTCATTTGTTGGCACTCATGAATACTTGGCCCCTGAAATTATCAAGGGAGAAGGCCATGGCAGTGCAGTTGATTGGTGGACATTTGGTATCTTTCTGCATGAATTACTTTATGGTAAAACCCCATTCAAAGGCTCGGGGAATAGGCAAACTCTTTTCAATGTTGTTGGACAGGATCTCAAGTTTCCAGATTCACCTGCAACAAGTTACGCGAGCCGTGATCTTATTCGAGGCTTGCTTGTTAAGGATCCACATAAACGGCTAGGGACGAAGAGGGGAGCAACTGAGATCAAACAGCATCCTTTCTTTGAAGGAGTTAATTGGGCTCTGATTCGTTGCAGTACACCACCAGAAGTACCAAGACCTGTTGAAGCTGAGTATCCATGGAAGTTAGGGCAAGTTGACCCTATTGGAGTCAGCAATAGCAGTAAAATAGTAGGATCAGACATGAGGTCTGAGGGTAAATATCTTGACTTCGAGTTCTTTTAG
- the LOC116028936 gene encoding transcription factor PCL1-like isoform X1 produces MEEKKGNSAAATAERKLVWMGWTLELNSRFMDAIINLSGIQNSDAAPSQILELMNVPELTEENVASHLQKYRKLKTTFPKRNTTFPKRNNKLAGRDKQYNIQQP; encoded by the exons atggaggaaaaaaaag GAAATTCTGCTGCTGCTACTGCTGAGAGGAAGTTGGTATGGATGGGATGGACGCTTGAACTCAACTCCAGATTCATGGATGCCATCATAAACCTAAGCGGCATTCAGA ACTCAGATGCTGCGCCAAGTCAAATTTTGGAGCTCATGAATGTGCCGGAATTAACTGAGGAAAATGTTGCAAGCCATTTGCAG AAATATCGGAAACTCAAGACAACCTTTCCAAAAAGGAACACAACCTTTCCAAAAAGGAACAACAAACTTGCCGGACGTGATAAGCAATACAATATCCAACAACCGTGA
- the LOC116028936 gene encoding transcription factor PCL1-like isoform X2, translating into MEEKKGNSAAATAERKLVWMGWTLELNSRFMDAIINLSGIQNAAPSQILELMNVPELTEENVASHLQKYRKLKTTFPKRNTTFPKRNNKLAGRDKQYNIQQP; encoded by the exons atggaggaaaaaaaag GAAATTCTGCTGCTGCTACTGCTGAGAGGAAGTTGGTATGGATGGGATGGACGCTTGAACTCAACTCCAGATTCATGGATGCCATCATAAACCTAAGCGGCATTCAGA ATGCTGCGCCAAGTCAAATTTTGGAGCTCATGAATGTGCCGGAATTAACTGAGGAAAATGTTGCAAGCCATTTGCAG AAATATCGGAAACTCAAGACAACCTTTCCAAAAAGGAACACAACCTTTCCAAAAAGGAACAACAAACTTGCCGGACGTGATAAGCAATACAATATCCAACAACCGTGA